From Arachis stenosperma cultivar V10309 chromosome 2, arast.V10309.gnm1.PFL2, whole genome shotgun sequence, one genomic window encodes:
- the LOC130962800 gene encoding uncharacterized protein LOC130962800 has protein sequence MEKMMKHQELANKNHEASLRNLERQIVQLSKQPVERPTNAFPSDTIPNPKEECKAIKLRSGKTLLGNDKEANKKPAEEDKHDQETSNQKEEEPQASRKGKQAMEELPQEQRKVVKPYIPPLPYPQKLQRELKDQQFSKFLEVFKKLEINLPLAEVLEQMPLYVKFLKELINKKRSWNEKETVILTQECSAVIQKGLPPKLKDPRSFFLPCTIGNMSIDKALCDLRSSINLMPLSVMRRLFIEEVKPTRMSLQLADRSMVIPNGVVKNLLVKVGKFIFPADFVILDLDEEGGDCIILGSLS, from the coding sequence atggagaagatgatgaagcaTCAAGAATTGGCCAACAAAAATCATGAAGCCTCACTGAGAAATTTGGAAAGACAAATTGTACAGCTATCCAAACAGCCAGTTGAAAGACCAACCAATGCTTTTCCAAGTGATACCATCCCCAATCCTaaagaagaatgcaaggccattaaattaagaagtggaaagacTTTATTAGGGAATGATAAAGAAGCTAACAAGAAGCCAGCAGAGGAGGACAAGCATGACCAAGAGACGTCCAATCAGAAAGAGGAAGAGCCCCAAGcttcaagaaaaggaaaacaagCCATGGAGGAGCTTCCACAAGAACAGAGGAAGGTGGTGAAACCTTACATTCCTCCTCTACCATATCCTCAAAAGTTGCAAAGAGAGCTCAAAGACCAACAATTTTCCAAGTTTCTGGAGGTTTttaagaagctggaaatcaatcTCCCACTTGCTGAAGTATTAGAGCAAATGCCCTTATATGTAAAATTTCTCAAGGAACTCATTaacaagaagagaagctggaatgagaaggagaccgTGATCTTGACacaagaatgcagtgcagtaaTTCAAAAGGGTCTCCcaccaaaactcaaggatccTAGAAGCTTCTTTTTGCCTTGCACTATTGGCAACATGTCCATTGATAAGGCACTGTGTGATCTAAGATCAAGTATCAATCTGATGCCTTTATCTGTGATGAGAAGGTTGTTTATAGAAGAAGTAAAGCCTACAAGGATGTCCTTGCAACTTGCTGATAGATCAATGGTAATCCCCAATGGAGTGGTTAAGAATCTCTTAGTCAAGGTGGGGAAGTTCATATTTCCAGCGGATTTTGTGATTCTGGATCTAGATGAAGAGGGAGGCGATTGTATCATATTAGGAagcctttcctag